The Legionella cincinnatiensis genome includes a region encoding these proteins:
- a CDS encoding 5-formyltetrahydrofolate cyclo-ligase, translated as MTNSVKKALRDTMKQIRSKLTASYRLTASNQICTRIRSLEQYRDAKRIAFYFAAHGEIDLDELWKSASLQGKLCYFPVINEDNLILTFLPATPDTPFKKNRYGINEPDVSHALAIPLEELNLALVPVVAFDVRCIRIGMGAGYYDRTFKSNEHCPLFGVAYQFQRVDYIEPEPWDIPLNAVITQRAIYWHGG; from the coding sequence ATGACAAATTCAGTTAAAAAAGCTTTAAGAGACACGATGAAACAAATACGTTCTAAGCTTACAGCTTCGTATCGTCTTACCGCTTCAAATCAAATCTGCACTCGAATTCGCTCTTTGGAACAGTACCGAGATGCCAAACGAATTGCCTTTTATTTTGCAGCTCACGGAGAAATTGATTTAGATGAGTTATGGAAAAGTGCTTCTTTACAAGGTAAGCTCTGTTATTTTCCTGTCATTAATGAAGATAATTTAATCCTTACCTTTTTACCTGCAACACCCGATACACCTTTCAAAAAGAATCGCTATGGAATTAATGAGCCCGATGTCAGTCACGCTTTAGCCATTCCCCTAGAAGAATTAAATTTGGCCTTAGTTCCTGTAGTTGCGTTTGATGTCCGCTGCATCCGCATAGGGATGGGTGCTGGCTACTATGATCGTACGTTTAAAAGCAATGAGCATTGTCCCTTATTTGGTGTAGCTTACCAATTTCAACGGGTCGATTATATTGAGCCCGAACCTTGGGATATTCCACTCAATGCAGTAATTACCCAACGCGCTATTTATTGGCATGGGGGGTAA
- a CDS encoding P-II family nitrogen regulator translates to MKMIMAIIKPFKLDDVHEALMEIGVPGITISETRGFGRQKGHTELYRGAEYVVDFLPKIKIELALPDDMVEAAIEAICKSAYTGKIGDGKIFVYELQQVVRVRTGEINADALT, encoded by the coding sequence ATGAAAATGATTATGGCAATAATTAAGCCTTTTAAACTCGATGATGTCCATGAGGCGTTAATGGAAATTGGGGTACCAGGAATAACTATTTCTGAAACCAGAGGATTTGGAAGGCAAAAAGGGCATACAGAGTTATATCGTGGCGCAGAATATGTTGTTGATTTTCTTCCCAAAATTAAAATTGAACTCGCTTTGCCTGATGATATGGTAGAAGCTGCAATTGAAGCCATTTGCAAATCGGCTTATACCGGTAAAATTGGTGATGGAAAAATTTTTGTATATGAATTGCAACAAGTGGTCCGTGTACGTACTGGAGAAATAAATGCAGATGCTTTAACCTAA
- the ubiK gene encoding ubiquinone biosynthesis accessory factor UbiK: MFDPKQFDDLAKKLFAALPSSLQNIEKDIQQKFKEVLQSAFAHMDLITREEFDVQTKVLARTRDKLEQLQKQVDILMAQLNKEKK; the protein is encoded by the coding sequence ATGTTCGACCCCAAACAATTTGATGATTTGGCAAAAAAACTTTTTGCCGCACTTCCTTCCAGTCTACAAAATATTGAAAAAGACATTCAACAAAAATTTAAAGAAGTTTTACAATCTGCATTTGCTCATATGGATCTTATCACCCGCGAAGAATTTGATGTACAAACTAAAGTTCTAGCACGAACACGAGATAAACTAGAGCAGCTTCAAAAGCAAGTTGATATTTTAATGGCTCAACTCAATAAAGAAAAAAAATAA
- a CDS encoding YifB family Mg chelatase-like AAA ATPase, whose amino-acid sequence MNLAFTKARSTIGMLAHPVSVEVHLSNGLPGFTIVGLAETAVKESKDRVRSAIVNSQFEFPCRKITVNLGPADLPKTGSGFDLPIALGILAASHQIPQDQLSNHEFIAELALNGELRGISSIIPAILAVHKDKSSLIIANANAHEAALTGYQNISSANNLREICSYLCQKTSLSSLPPKPESCTTQYGFDWSDIKGQLHAKKAMEIAACGGHNILLSGSPGSGKTMLAKRFITLLPQLSETEALECVAINSLRGKLPDFREWRSPPFRAPHHTASTVSLVGGGNPPKPGEISIAHQGVLFLDELPEFNRQVLETLRQPLESGSICISRAAVQMEFPAKFQLIAAMNPCPCGQWGNPHANCLCTPDRIKRYHAKISAPLLDRIDMHISVQALSQEELVAPNNNPYKQSDLIREKVTKIRARQLERQNCLNAFLNARECEEVCSVGIEEQHFLSQSMMRLKLSARGYHRLLKVARTIADIDDSPRVYLHHLQQAISFKHNLHIK is encoded by the coding sequence ATGAATCTTGCATTTACTAAAGCACGTAGCACCATAGGCATGTTAGCACACCCCGTATCCGTAGAGGTTCATTTGTCAAATGGCTTACCTGGCTTTACCATAGTGGGCCTCGCCGAAACTGCAGTAAAAGAAAGTAAGGATAGAGTCCGCTCTGCAATCGTTAATAGCCAATTCGAATTCCCTTGTCGTAAAATTACAGTGAATCTTGGACCTGCTGATTTACCTAAAACAGGAAGCGGATTCGATTTACCTATAGCGCTGGGTATTCTTGCTGCTTCCCATCAAATTCCCCAAGACCAATTAAGCAATCACGAGTTTATCGCTGAACTCGCCTTAAATGGAGAACTTAGAGGTATTTCTTCTATTATTCCTGCGATCCTTGCAGTACATAAAGACAAAAGTTCACTCATTATTGCCAACGCCAATGCCCATGAGGCTGCTTTAACCGGATATCAAAATATCTCTAGCGCAAATAACTTGCGCGAAATATGCAGCTACCTTTGTCAAAAAACCTCCTTGTCCTCTCTCCCTCCAAAGCCAGAATCTTGCACTACCCAGTACGGATTCGATTGGTCGGACATCAAAGGGCAATTGCATGCGAAAAAAGCAATGGAAATCGCTGCTTGTGGTGGGCACAATATTCTACTCAGTGGCTCTCCTGGCAGTGGCAAGACCATGTTAGCAAAACGATTTATTACTTTATTGCCACAATTATCTGAAACAGAAGCGCTTGAATGTGTAGCTATCAATTCTCTACGGGGTAAGTTACCTGATTTCCGTGAATGGCGTTCTCCTCCTTTTCGTGCTCCTCATCATACAGCATCAACGGTATCTTTAGTTGGTGGCGGAAATCCACCTAAACCAGGAGAAATTTCTATAGCACATCAAGGAGTCTTATTTCTAGATGAATTACCAGAGTTCAATCGACAAGTGTTAGAAACCTTGAGACAACCTTTAGAGTCAGGTTCAATATGTATTTCCCGAGCTGCAGTTCAAATGGAATTTCCGGCTAAATTTCAGCTCATCGCAGCAATGAATCCTTGCCCGTGTGGTCAATGGGGTAATCCTCATGCAAACTGCTTATGTACTCCTGATCGCATTAAACGTTATCATGCCAAGATTTCAGCACCTCTGTTGGATAGAATTGACATGCATATTTCTGTACAAGCACTATCCCAGGAAGAATTAGTTGCTCCCAATAATAATCCTTATAAACAAAGTGACTTAATTAGAGAAAAAGTAACCAAAATAAGAGCAAGGCAGTTGGAGCGGCAAAATTGCCTTAATGCCTTTTTAAATGCAAGAGAGTGTGAAGAAGTTTGTAGCGTAGGAATTGAGGAACAACATTTCTTAAGCCAATCTATGATGCGGCTTAAACTGTCTGCACGAGGATATCATCGTTTACTTAAAGTAGCACGAACAATAGCAGATATAGATGACAGTCCCCGGGTATATCTCCATCATTTACAACAGGCTATATCGTTTAAGCATAATTTACATATTAAATGA
- a CDS encoding glycosyltransferase family 87 protein: protein MMSYRYQQVCFSIALLSIYCILLYFILTHHQKLDFSSFYSTVHALLQGENPYKDLTATYLLTDRQLSANLNPPIVLWLFNPLAYLGYSTALLVWSVISLILGFFGAVIVFRYAFSAVFLQNNYLNVSLLYFAFFATLMNVTTLQLGTLLFFFIMVGYYFYLHHREYLAGFFWGMIIAMKLFPALLLFYVLKQKRFKVLGMMIITLVIAWLIPILVYGVTIYKQYYSMMSGVSWYGDGWNASIYGFICRLFHYSNREKHLLFIKILYLFCFCILIIWYLKRLGPTERDPVNHQPFCLTLAMMLFLSPLGWVYYFPLLILPLILTWFVALHDKDTKMMLLWLLCFFLVNFPLDYVKIQNMPDFWGRMSFFSSYFYGLLLLIYLLGKRKKIYGNHEIQVNVAKNHFMPVVIIILAFGLFVPTICFVMRLLKLDLYLVTG from the coding sequence ATGATGAGCTATCGTTATCAGCAAGTGTGTTTTAGCATAGCTTTACTCAGTATTTACTGCATATTGCTTTATTTTATTTTAACCCACCACCAAAAATTAGATTTTTCTTCTTTTTATTCAACGGTTCACGCGTTATTACAAGGAGAGAATCCCTATAAAGATTTAACCGCTACTTATCTACTGACAGACCGTCAATTATCTGCTAATTTAAATCCACCTATAGTTTTGTGGCTTTTTAATCCATTAGCGTACCTTGGTTATTCTACTGCTTTATTAGTCTGGTCCGTTATTTCTTTGATTTTGGGGTTTTTCGGGGCTGTCATTGTTTTTCGTTATGCTTTTTCTGCTGTATTTCTGCAAAACAATTATTTGAATGTATCTCTGCTTTATTTTGCATTTTTTGCTACTCTCATGAACGTTACTACTTTGCAATTAGGGACTTTATTATTTTTTTTCATCATGGTGGGTTATTATTTTTATTTGCATCATCGCGAGTATCTTGCGGGATTTTTCTGGGGCATGATCATTGCCATGAAACTGTTTCCTGCATTGTTATTATTTTATGTCTTAAAACAAAAACGATTTAAGGTGTTAGGTATGATGATTATTACTTTAGTAATCGCATGGTTAATTCCTATATTGGTTTATGGTGTAACAATTTATAAGCAATATTATTCTATGATGTCGGGAGTTTCTTGGTATGGTGATGGTTGGAATGCTTCGATTTATGGTTTCATTTGTCGTTTATTTCACTATTCTAATCGTGAAAAGCATTTATTATTCATTAAGATACTTTATTTATTTTGTTTTTGTATCTTAATTATTTGGTACTTGAAAAGACTTGGGCCTACCGAACGTGATCCAGTAAATCATCAACCTTTTTGCCTTACTTTGGCAATGATGTTGTTTTTGAGTCCATTGGGCTGGGTTTATTATTTTCCTTTATTAATTTTACCTCTTATTTTAACTTGGTTTGTTGCTTTGCATGATAAAGATACTAAAATGATGCTTCTCTGGCTTTTATGCTTTTTTCTAGTTAATTTTCCTCTAGATTATGTCAAAATTCAAAATATGCCTGATTTTTGGGGACGGATGAGTTTTTTTTCGAGCTATTTTTATGGATTATTACTTTTAATTTATCTTTTAGGAAAAAGAAAAAAAATCTATGGCAATCATGAAATCCAAGTGAATGTAGCAAAGAATCATTTTATGCCAGTAGTTATTATAATTTTGGCGTTTGGATTGTTTGTCCCTACGATTTGTTTTGTAATGCGTTTATTAAAGCTGGATTTATATTTAGTGACAGGATAA
- a CDS encoding aspartate carbamoyltransferase catalytic subunit has translation MNHFLEISQLSRQQIESILQRAIYFKHNSDYPCYDTNTVAHLFYENSTRTRVSFELAANRLSMPVVNLDLQSSSETKGEVIEDTVRTLAAMGIQFFVIRHEQEGLQQSLADKIGNSVYIINAGDGTHAHPSQALLDMMTIIEQKPRLDQLKIAILGNIKHSRVANSFQCICAQLGVGELVLVAPELWQPRTVHYGRVTHSLHDGLTDADVVICLRVQHERLLESDHLDLDSFRRDFALTKERLGAAKPDVMVMHPGPMNRGIEIDNEVADGASSFVLRQVTNGVFVRMAIFDALTA, from the coding sequence ATGAATCATTTTCTAGAAATTAGTCAATTATCACGACAACAAATTGAATCAATTCTACAACGTGCGATTTATTTTAAACATAATAGTGATTATCCTTGCTATGATACAAATACGGTTGCTCATTTATTTTATGAAAACAGTACGCGAACTCGGGTGAGTTTCGAGTTGGCTGCGAATCGTTTATCAATGCCTGTTGTTAACTTGGATCTTCAAAGTTCTTCTGAAACTAAAGGGGAAGTCATTGAGGATACCGTACGTACTCTTGCCGCGATGGGTATTCAATTTTTTGTGATTCGTCATGAGCAAGAAGGTCTACAACAAAGTTTAGCTGATAAAATCGGTAATTCGGTTTATATTATTAATGCGGGTGATGGGACGCATGCACATCCAAGCCAGGCTTTACTTGATATGATGACGATTATTGAGCAAAAACCGCGCTTGGATCAATTAAAGATAGCGATTTTAGGAAATATTAAGCATTCACGAGTAGCAAATTCATTTCAATGTATTTGCGCACAATTAGGTGTTGGTGAACTTGTTTTAGTTGCCCCCGAACTTTGGCAACCAAGGACAGTGCATTATGGTCGAGTGACCCATAGTCTGCATGATGGTTTAACGGATGCAGATGTAGTGATTTGTTTACGGGTACAGCATGAACGCTTATTGGAATCGGATCATTTGGATTTAGATTCTTTTAGGCGAGATTTTGCATTAACAAAGGAGCGGTTGGGCGCTGCAAAACCGGATGTGATGGTGATGCATCCAGGCCCAATGAATCGCGGCATTGAAATAGATAATGAAGTAGCTGATGGTGCAAGTTCTTTTGTTTTGCGACAGGTTACCAATGGAGTGTTCGTTCGTATGGCAATTTTTGATGCTTTGACTGCATAG
- the ruvX gene encoding Holliday junction resolvase RuvX, producing MPSSVYLGFDFGYKRIGVAVGQQLTCSASPLATLSARAGVPDWNAVAKVIAQWTPHGLVVGIPTCIDGSELYTTAPARRFAQELHKRFVLPVHLVDERLSTVAAREQLFAQGGYRKIKQSEVDSIAACVILEQWLQHPE from the coding sequence ATGCCTAGTTCCGTTTATTTAGGTTTTGATTTTGGTTATAAACGTATTGGAGTTGCTGTAGGTCAGCAGCTTACATGCAGTGCTTCACCTTTAGCAACGCTTAGTGCTCGTGCAGGTGTTCCAGATTGGAATGCTGTTGCCAAGGTTATTGCGCAGTGGACACCCCATGGGTTAGTTGTTGGTATTCCAACATGTATTGATGGCAGTGAACTATACACAACTGCCCCAGCGCGTCGATTTGCTCAAGAATTACATAAACGTTTTGTTCTCCCTGTTCATTTGGTTGATGAGCGACTCTCAACTGTTGCGGCTAGAGAGCAATTGTTTGCACAGGGCGGGTATCGTAAAATCAAGCAATCAGAGGTGGATAGCATAGCGGCTTGTGTTATACTTGAGCAATGGTTACAACATCCGGAATAA
- a CDS encoding YqgE/AlgH family protein produces MAIISSLANHLLIAMPSLNDPNFERTVIYICEHHEQGSVGLIINRPMQFPLAIVFEQLHIEPIHSEQSHLPLMFGGPVQPERGFVIHKQLGTWRSSLFLQEEVTVTTSNDIIRAIAEDKGPKEVLITLGYAGWVEHQLEKEILENTWLVCPYRSEILYEIPFEDRWEYAGSTLGVKMNQLSSNIGHA; encoded by the coding sequence ATGGCAATTATAAGCTCCTTGGCTAATCACTTGCTGATTGCTATGCCGTCTCTCAATGATCCTAATTTTGAAAGAACAGTGATCTATATTTGCGAGCATCATGAGCAGGGTTCAGTTGGTCTCATTATTAATCGACCCATGCAGTTTCCTTTGGCTATAGTTTTTGAGCAGTTACATATTGAGCCTATTCATTCAGAGCAAAGCCATCTACCGTTAATGTTTGGTGGTCCAGTTCAGCCAGAAAGAGGTTTTGTCATTCATAAACAATTAGGCACTTGGCGATCCAGTTTATTTCTGCAAGAAGAAGTGACGGTAACGACATCTAATGATATTATTCGAGCCATTGCTGAAGACAAGGGTCCCAAAGAAGTTTTAATCACCTTAGGTTATGCTGGATGGGTAGAGCATCAATTAGAAAAAGAAATCCTAGAGAATACTTGGTTGGTTTGTCCTTATCGTTCAGAGATTCTGTATGAGATACCCTTTGAAGATCGTTGGGAATATGCAGGATCAACTTTAGGAGTCAAAATGAATCAATTGAGTTCGAATATTGGCCATGCCTAG
- a CDS encoding TIGR00153 family protein — protein MSSIFNMFGPSPIRPIEQHMRKVHQCAKQLYPFFEAVLKQDWTTANKIKEKILDFEKEADLIKRDLRLHLPTGLFLPVSRTDLLELLSAQDLIANKAEDIAILITSRKMSIPESLVPVFMPFLSRCLDASKQACKAINELDELLETGFRGSEVKIVEEMILKLYEIEHDSDARLAEVRHRIFEIENDLSAIDTIFLYKLVQWIDDLADDAQHVGSRLQILIAR, from the coding sequence ATGAGCAGCATATTTAATATGTTTGGTCCTTCACCAATAAGACCTATAGAACAACACATGCGTAAAGTACATCAATGCGCAAAACAGCTCTACCCTTTTTTTGAGGCCGTTTTAAAACAGGATTGGACAACAGCGAATAAAATTAAAGAAAAAATTCTTGATTTTGAAAAAGAAGCTGATTTAATTAAGCGTGATTTACGTCTTCATTTACCTACGGGACTTTTCCTACCCGTTTCCCGAACTGATCTACTTGAGCTTCTCAGTGCCCAAGATCTCATCGCCAATAAAGCAGAGGACATCGCGATTTTAATCACAAGCAGGAAAATGTCTATCCCTGAATCTTTAGTCCCTGTTTTTATGCCTTTTTTAAGCCGTTGTCTTGATGCATCAAAACAAGCGTGTAAAGCAATCAATGAGTTAGATGAATTATTAGAAACAGGTTTCAGAGGTTCTGAGGTTAAAATCGTTGAAGAAATGATTTTAAAACTCTATGAAATTGAACATGATAGCGATGCACGACTCGCAGAAGTAAGGCATCGTATTTTTGAAATCGAAAATGATTTATCTGCCATTGATACAATATTTTTATACAAATTGGTCCAGTGGATTGATGATTTAGCTGACGATGCCCAACATGTAGGCAGCCGTCTCCAAATTTTAATAGCCCGGTAG
- a CDS encoding inorganic phosphate transporter — protein MDYSIIYLLTAVILCFLMTWGVGANDLANVMSTTMGSKAVTVRQAMLIAIIFEFAGAFLGGTGVTETMRDGIINSSQLSGEPLILIEGMLGVLLACTIWMNLASYLGVPVSITNALVGSMVGFGTVVLGPQAIHWNQVSHIAISWITSPMISGITAFALFTSIQQTIFVKSNPLTKAKLYIPIYLFLIGSILSFITVFKGLNHFHIHLNFKQNLAVTLATSIIITVIGIIIIKRIPEPHRIRRRERFIQVEKYFAVLMAMTACAMAFAHGSNDVALAVGPLSIIYSLVMSSHQVFDANNYPAWIILLGCIGVVTGLLMYGRKVIETVGSAITALTPSRAFAATLSAATTVVVATSTGIPVSATQTLVGAVLGVGLARGIGALNLIVIRNIFMSWILTLPAASILTILSYKLLHAFLG, from the coding sequence ATGGATTATTCAATCATTTATCTTCTTACAGCAGTTATTTTATGTTTTCTAATGACTTGGGGAGTGGGTGCTAATGACTTAGCGAATGTCATGAGCACTACTATGGGCTCTAAAGCAGTCACAGTCAGACAAGCCATGTTGATCGCTATAATTTTTGAATTTGCCGGTGCTTTTTTAGGAGGAACAGGTGTTACAGAAACGATGCGCGATGGAATTATAAACTCCAGCCAACTATCTGGAGAACCATTAATTCTTATTGAAGGCATGCTTGGTGTTTTATTAGCCTGTACTATCTGGATGAATCTTGCAAGCTATCTTGGAGTTCCTGTTTCCATCACTAATGCCTTAGTAGGCTCAATGGTTGGTTTTGGCACTGTAGTATTAGGACCTCAAGCAATTCATTGGAACCAAGTCAGCCATATTGCTATAAGTTGGATTACTTCACCAATGATTTCAGGGATTACTGCATTTGCATTATTTACGAGTATTCAGCAAACCATCTTTGTCAAAAGCAATCCTCTCACTAAAGCTAAACTATATATTCCCATTTATCTCTTTCTCATTGGTTCTATTTTGTCATTTATTACCGTATTTAAGGGACTGAATCACTTCCACATTCACCTTAATTTTAAACAAAATCTAGCGGTCACCTTGGCAACCAGTATTATCATTACCGTTATTGGTATCATCATAATTAAGCGGATTCCCGAGCCTCATCGAATAAGACGCAGAGAACGTTTTATACAAGTCGAAAAATATTTTGCAGTGCTTATGGCAATGACGGCCTGCGCTATGGCTTTTGCTCATGGATCAAATGATGTTGCACTTGCGGTGGGACCGCTCTCAATAATCTACAGCTTAGTAATGAGCTCACATCAAGTTTTTGATGCTAATAATTATCCAGCATGGATTATATTATTAGGTTGTATCGGCGTTGTCACTGGCCTTCTTATGTATGGTAGAAAAGTTATTGAAACCGTAGGAAGTGCAATAACCGCCCTCACCCCTAGTCGCGCATTTGCCGCAACACTTTCTGCGGCAACAACAGTGGTAGTGGCTACAAGTACCGGCATTCCAGTTTCAGCAACACAAACTTTAGTTGGAGCTGTTCTTGGAGTAGGATTAGCGCGAGGTATTGGTGCTTTAAATTTAATTGTAATTCGTAATATTTTTATGTCCTGGATATTAACCTTACCTGCAGCCTCAATTTTAACCATTTTATCTTATAAATTATTGCATGCATTTTTGGGATAA
- a CDS encoding CBU_0585 family protein — MNSNDIDKAYVSPYDKFLFEFDATHSKSASQLKEINKHKRIFLMRDNKDYKDEKGEIWEEF, encoded by the coding sequence ATGAACTCAAATGATATAGATAAAGCTTATGTTAGTCCTTATGATAAATTTTTATTTGAATTTGATGCCACTCATTCTAAATCAGCATCCCAATTAAAAGAAATTAATAAACATAAGCGTATTTTTTTGATGCGTGATAATAAAGACTATAAAGATGAAAAAGGCGAAATTTGGGAAGAATTTTAA
- a CDS encoding adenosine deaminase, whose amino-acid sequence MSLKKAELHVHLEGTITPELAAKLAKRNQLTLPEGLVAPDGKSYLSKDFLDFLKVYDTLAAVIKHPQDYYDITFDYLRARAQEDAIYVEMMYSPDHAELSSKIPSAEHLTAIQQAIDDAKEQFNIVGRIIVTAVRHFGVEAVEHVAQQTHKDKFPCVTGFGLGGDEAKFPPKLFTKAYQIAADAGLQCTVHAGEFASAAGMDEAMDYLPIQRIGHGVNSIYSPNTMARVKDKGISLEICPSSNIFLGLFKNMSEHPFPKFYEAGVKISISSDDPPFMSTTLGQEYNRVQNSYNYDDETMNSITRMAIEAAFVDSKTKAELLARI is encoded by the coding sequence ATGAGTTTAAAAAAAGCAGAGTTACATGTTCATTTAGAAGGCACTATTACTCCTGAGCTAGCGGCAAAACTAGCGAAACGAAATCAATTGACATTGCCTGAAGGACTTGTGGCTCCTGATGGGAAAAGCTATTTATCAAAGGATTTTCTAGATTTTTTAAAAGTTTACGATACCTTAGCCGCAGTAATAAAACATCCTCAAGATTATTATGACATTACTTTCGATTATTTAAGAGCCCGTGCTCAGGAAGATGCTATCTATGTAGAAATGATGTATTCTCCTGACCATGCCGAACTTTCCAGCAAAATACCTTCTGCAGAACATTTAACAGCAATTCAGCAAGCAATTGACGATGCTAAAGAACAATTCAATATTGTAGGACGTATTATCGTTACCGCAGTTCGTCATTTTGGTGTAGAAGCCGTAGAACATGTCGCACAACAAACGCATAAAGATAAATTTCCATGTGTTACTGGTTTTGGTTTAGGGGGTGATGAAGCCAAGTTTCCACCCAAATTGTTCACTAAAGCCTATCAAATTGCAGCTGACGCTGGATTGCAGTGTACAGTACATGCGGGTGAATTTGCTTCTGCTGCTGGAATGGATGAAGCAATGGATTATCTCCCTATTCAACGCATAGGACATGGAGTTAATTCCATCTATTCACCAAACACTATGGCAAGGGTGAAGGATAAAGGAATTTCTTTAGAAATCTGCCCTAGCAGCAATATCTTTCTAGGTCTTTTTAAAAATATGAGTGAACATCCTTTCCCTAAGTTTTATGAGGCAGGAGTTAAGATCAGTATCAGTTCAGATGATCCACCGTTCATGAGCACAACGCTAGGTCAAGAATATAACCGTGTCCAAAATTCCTATAATTATGATGATGAAACAATGAATTCAATTACACGAATGGCGATAGAAGCTGCTTTTGTTGACTCCAAAACAAAAGCAGAGCTACTTGCAAGGATTTAA